A region from the Nematostella vectensis chromosome 13, jaNemVect1.1, whole genome shotgun sequence genome encodes:
- the LOC5519530 gene encoding uncharacterized protein LOC5519530 isoform X1 codes for MQPLSVVIGVFVVLTITVLYTEGKRVGDTLANKPRREVALPPFNSRFGGIGDAPANGQDFRQDDVWPPRRGRFGGIGDAPANGQDFRQDDVWPPRRGRFGGIGDAPANGQDFRQDDVWPPRRGRFGGIGDAPANGQDFRQDYVWPPSRGRFGGMGDEPKKAFAIK; via the exons ATGCAGCCCCTGAGTGTCGTTATTGGAGTATTTGTTGTGCTGACGATCACTGTTCTGTACACCGAAG GTAAACGAGTGGGTGACACACTTGCTAACAAACCGAGACGTGAAGTCGCTCTACCCCCATTCAACAGCAGGTTTGGCGGAATAGGTGACGCACCCGCTAACGGACAGGACTTTAGACAGGATGACGTTTGGCCACCACGGAGAGGCAGGTTTGGCGGAATAGGTGACGCCCCTGCTAACGGACAGGACTTTAGACAGGATGACGTTTGGCCACCACGGAGAGGCAGGTTTGGCGGAATAGGTGACGCCCCTGCTAACGGACAGGACTTTAGACAGGATGACGTTTGGCCACCACGGAGAGGCAGGTTTGGCGGAATAGGTGACGCACCCGCTAACGGACAGGACTTTAGACAGGATTATGTTTGGCCACCATCGAGAGGCAGGTTTGGCGGGATGGGTGACGAACCAAAGAAAGCATTCGccataaaataa
- the LOC5519530 gene encoding uncharacterized protein LOC5519530 isoform X2, with product MQPLSVVIGVFVVLTITVLYTEGKRVGDTLANKPRREVALPPFNSRFGGIGDAPANGQDFRQDDVWPPRRGRFGGIGDAPANGQDFRQDDVWPPRRGRFGGIGDAPANGQDFRQDYVWPPSRGRFGGMGDEPKKAFAIK from the exons ATGCAGCCCCTGAGTGTCGTTATTGGAGTATTTGTTGTGCTGACGATCACTGTTCTGTACACCGAAG GTAAACGAGTGGGTGACACACTTGCTAACAAACCGAGACGTGAAGTCGCTCTACCCCCATTCAACAGCAGGTTTGGCGGAATAGGTGACGCACCCGCTAACGGACAG GACTTTAGACAGGATGACGTTTGGCCACCACGGAGAGGCAGGTTTGGCGGAATAGGTGACGCCCCTGCTAACGGACAGGACTTTAGACAGGATGACGTTTGGCCACCACGGAGAGGCAGGTTTGGCGGAATAGGTGACGCACCCGCTAACGGACAGGACTTTAGACAGGATTATGTTTGGCCACCATCGAGAGGCAGGTTTGGCGGGATGGGTGACGAACCAAAGAAAGCATTCGccataaaataa